Proteins co-encoded in one Scatophagus argus isolate fScaArg1 chromosome 11, fScaArg1.pri, whole genome shotgun sequence genomic window:
- the LOC124066674 gene encoding olfactory receptor 4P4-like: MENSTQIMSFVLAMYVNLGHLKYLCFTVAMLFYLSVIFANILLIVIITLDRNLHEPMYLFLCNLFVNEIYGSTSLLPCLMVQILSETHEISAFFCFIQIFNIHTYVAIEFGTLTIMAYDRYICICKPLHYNVIITKRIVQKVILVIWTVSFVEVGVLLSFTINLKRCRAVINKVFCAHHLVVELSCSSDRTVSLIHDLVFGLIFTVAAPVSYISFTYVKILAVCSKASKETKSKAFDTCTPHFISLISFVFACFYSLITQRFDMFSVPYPLCVFLSMYVVIIQPLQNPVIYGLKLSKIRQACKNLLTLKASQL, translated from the coding sequence ATGGAAAACTCAACACAGATTATGTCATTTGTGTTGGCTATGTATGTTAACTTGGGACACTTAAAGTACCTATGTTTCACTGTGgcaatgttattttatttatctgttatttTTGCCAACATTCTTCTTATTGTCATCATTACTCTGGATAGAAATCTGCATGAGCCCATGTATCTATTCTTGTGCAATTTGTTTGTTAATGAAATATATGGCAGCACATCTTTGTTGCCATGCTTGATGGTACAAATCTTGTCAGAGACACATGAAATCtctgcatttttctgcttcattcaAATATTCAACATTCATACATATGTCGCTATTGAATTTGGAACGTTAACAATAATGGCATATGACAGGTATATATGTATTTGTAAGCCTTTACATTACAATGTCATAATAACCAAAAGAATAGTACAGAAGGTCATTCTTGTTATTTGGACAGTTTCTTTTGTAGAAGTTGGAGTTTTACTGTCATTCACTATTAATTTAAAGCGCTGTCGAGCTGTTATCAACAAGGTCTTTTGTGCACACCACCTCGTAGTTGAACTTTCTTGTTCATCAGACAGGACGGTGTCACTTATTCACGATCTGGTTTTTGGCcttattttcactgttgcaGCTCCTGTCAGTTATATATCATTCACTTATGTGAAGATTTTGGCAGTGTGTTCCAAAGCTTCCAAAGAGACCAAAAGTAAAGCTTTTGACACCTGTActccacattttatttcactcatTAGCTTTGTCTTTGCCTGTTTTTATAGCTTGATCACTCAGAGATTTGACATGTTCTCTGTCCCCTatccactgtgtgttttcttgtctaTGTATGTGGTGATCATTCAGCCTCTTCAAAATCCAGTCATTTACGGTCTTAAATTGTCAAAGATTAGACAAGCTTGTAAAAATTTGTTGACATTAAAAGCATCACAACTTTGA
- the LOC124067654 gene encoding C-type lectin domain family 4 member E-like, with amino-acid sequence MEEIYANVGHGKSVDSEASQNQRGPRSSERTVHAAVALCLGLFCVLLLAALIGLGVHYHNSVRSSAEDFSIIKANLTERLQASNNKLSSMSEERDLLNANLTEITKELNRLQTLSTRKRSCPAGWNAFRCSCYLLSTESGSWTRAREDCRNREADLVVIDSIEEQKFLSELYTKQSWIGLTDSETEGTWKWIDGTPLTLTYWDQGQPDNGGGDPKWGEEDCVQIQAGMKTEKNWNDLSCRTSIQWICEREA; translated from the exons ATGGAGGAAATCTATGCAAATGTTGGACATGGCAAGTCTGTTGACTCAGAAGCATCACAGAATCAGAGAG GTCCCAGGAGCTCAGAGAGGACAGTTCATGCAGCTGTTGCTCTCTGTCTGGGGCTGTTCTGTGTTCTCCTGCTGGCTGCACTCATTGGCCTCGGTGTCCACT ACCATAACTCAGTACGTAGCTCAGCTGAAGATTTCTCCATCATCAAAGCCAACCTGACTGAGCGTCTCCAGGCCAGTAATAACAAACTTTCCTCCATGTCTGAAGAGAGAGACCTGCTGAATGCCAACCTCACTGAAATAACTAAAGAGTTGAACAGACTTCAGACTTTGTCCACTCGGA AGAGAAGTTGTCCTGCAGGATGGAACGCGTTCAGGTGCTCCTGTTATCTCCTGTCCACTGAGTCTGGGTCGTGGACCAGAGCCAGAGAGGATtgcagaaacagagaagcagatcTGGTCGTCATAGACAGTATTGAAGAACAG AAATTTCTCTCTGAACTCTACACCAAACAAAGTTGGATTggtttgactgacagtgaaACTGAGGGGACCTGGAAATGGATTGATGGAACTCCACTGACTCTGAC GTACTGGGATCAAGGGCAGCCTGATAATGGTGGTGGAGATCCGAAATGGGGAGAGGAGGATTGTGTACAAATCCAGGCTggaatgaaaactgaaaaaaactggAACGATCTGTCATGTCGTACTTCTATACAATGGATCTGTGAGAGAGAAGCTTAG